From Streptomyces sp. SAI-135:
CGAACCGGGGTCTGCTGCCGCCGGGCTTCTCGCTGGTCGGCTTCGCCCGGCGCGACTGGGAGCACGAGGACTTCGCCGAGGTCGTCCACGACGCCGTCAAGGAGCACGCCCGGACGCCGTTCCGCGAGGAGGTCTGGCAGCAGCTCATCCAGGGGATGCGCTTCGTCCAGGGCACCTTCGACGACGACGAGTCGTTCGAGCGGCTGCGCGACACCATCGAGGAGCTGGACAAGGCGCAGGGCACCGGCGGCAACTTCGCCTTCTACCTGTCCGTGCCGCCGTCCGCCTTCCCCGTGGTCATCCAGCAGCTGAAGAAGCACCGGCTGGCCGACCAGTCGAGCGGCTCCTGGCGGCGCGCGGTCATCGAGAAGCCCTTCGGCCACGACCTCAAGTCGGCCGAGGAGCTCAACGCGACCGTCGAGGAGGTCTTCGCCCCGGATCAGGTCTTCCGCATCGACCACTACCTGGGCAAGGAGACCGTCCAGAACATCCTGGCGCTGCGCTTCGCCAACACGATGTTCGAGCCGATCTGGAACCGGTCCTTCGTGGACCACGTGCAGATCACCATGGCCGAGGACATCGGCATCGGCGGCCGGGCCGGCTACTACGACGGCATCGGCGCCGCCCGTGACGTCATCCAGAACCACCTGCTCCAGCTCATGGCGCTCACGGCGATGGAGGAGCCCGCCTCCTTCGACGCGGACGCGCTGGCCGCCGAGAAGACCAAGGTGCTCGGCGCGGTGAAGCTGCCGAAGGACCTGGGCCGGGACACCGTGCGCGGACAGTACGCGGCGGGCTGGCAGGGCGGCGCGAAGGCGGTCGGCTACCTCGAAGAGGACGGCATCGACCCGCAGTCCAAGACCGACACCTACGCGGCCATCAAGGTGGAGATCGACAACCGCCGCTGGGCCGGGGTGCCGTTCTACCTGCGCACCGGCA
This genomic window contains:
- the zwf gene encoding glucose-6-phosphate dehydrogenase, giving the protein MSSSNPLRDPADRRLPRIAGPSGLVIFGVTGDLSRKKLMPAVYDLANRGLLPPGFSLVGFARRDWEHEDFAEVVHDAVKEHARTPFREEVWQQLIQGMRFVQGTFDDDESFERLRDTIEELDKAQGTGGNFAFYLSVPPSAFPVVIQQLKKHRLADQSSGSWRRAVIEKPFGHDLKSAEELNATVEEVFAPDQVFRIDHYLGKETVQNILALRFANTMFEPIWNRSFVDHVQITMAEDIGIGGRAGYYDGIGAARDVIQNHLLQLMALTAMEEPASFDADALAAEKTKVLGAVKLPKDLGRDTVRGQYAAGWQGGAKAVGYLEEDGIDPQSKTDTYAAIKVEIDNRRWAGVPFYLRTGKRLGRRVTEIAVVFQRAPHSPFDTTATEELGSNAIVIRVQPDEGVTVRFGSKVPGTSMEIRDVSMDFAYGESFTESSPEAYERLILDVLLGDSNLFPRTEEVELSWKILDPIEEYWDTHGRPAQYPSGTWGPVEADEMLAREGRSWRRP